One Aphelocoma coerulescens isolate FSJ_1873_10779 chromosome 8, UR_Acoe_1.0, whole genome shotgun sequence genomic region harbors:
- the BRINP2 gene encoding BMP/retinoic acid-inducible neural-specific protein 2: protein MGRQDLPRADGPPPMLPWPLALLALSACCRWGVAGGAGSTVPQGHAAPAAPSSSSSSSSPSVRAPLDWLLTDRGPFYRAQEYVDFMERYRQGFTTRYRIYREFARWKVNNLALERKDFFSLPLPLAPEFIRNIRLLGRRPSPQQITDSLIKKYGTHFLLAATLGGEESLTIFVDKRKLSRRAEPAGAAGNSSGVSLETLHQLAASYFIDRESTLRRLHHIQIATAAIKVTETRTGPLGCSNYDNLDSVSSVLVQSPENKVQLQGLQTVLPSYLRERFVAAALSYIACGSAGELVCRRSDCRCQCQPAFPRCNCPEADIQALESSLAQLGRAWESHHSQFEESEEFQALVKRLPTDRFLNRTAISHFWAMDLDVQHRYQQLGTSLKLLSRKTYRLIRRLFNLSKRCHRQPRFKLPKERSLPFWWSRAQSLLYCSETTVPGTFLEESHSCTCPSEQPSCQGSIPCALGEGPACASCAEDNSTRCGTCNHGYVLTQGFCRPEVADSLEHYLGLETDLQDLELKYLLQKRDSRIEVHSIFISNDMRLGSWFDPSWRKRMLLTLKSNKYKPGLVHVMLALSLQICLTKNSTLEPVMAIYVNPFGGSHSESWFMPVNEGSFPDWERTTVDASAQCQNWTITLGNKWKTFFETVHVYLRSRIKSLDDSSNETIYYEPLEMSDPSKNLGYMKINSLQVFGYSLPFEPDAIRDLILQLDYPYTQGSQDSAMLQLLEIRDRVNRLSPPGKIRLDLFTCLLRHRLKLANNEVARIQSSLRAFNAKLPNALEQETGKLCS from the exons atggggcGGCAGGACCTCCCACGTGCTGACGGGCCCCCGCCGATGCTCCCGTGGCcgctggccctgctggccctgAGCGCCTGCTGCCGCTGGGGAGTggccggcggggcgggcagcACCGTGCCCCAGGGCCATGCAGCCCCGGCggccccctcctcttcctcctcatcctcctctccctccgTCCGGGCACCCCTCGACTGGCTCCTCACCGACCGGGGACCCTTCTACCGAGCTCAGGAGTACGTGGACTTCATGGAGCGCTACCGGCAGGGTTTCACCACCAGGTACAGGATCTACAG AGAGTTTGCCCGTTGGAAGGTGAATAATTTGGCCTTGGAGAGGAAAGATTTCTTCAGCCTACCACTTCCCCTGGCCCCCGAATTCATCCGCAACATCCGGCTGCTGGGGCGTCGGCCCAGCCCCCAGCAGATCACTGACAGCCTCATCAAAAAGTATGGGACACACTTCCTGCTGGCTGCCACGCTGGGAG GAGAGGAGTCCCTGACCATTTTTGTGGACAAGCGCAAGCTGAGCCGGAGGGCAGAGCCTGCGGGGGCGGCTGGGAACAGCTCGGGGGTCTCGCTGGAGACCCTGCACCAGCTGGCAGCCTCCTACTTCATCGACCGGGAGAGCACCCTGCGCCGGCTGCACCACATCCAGATTGCCACGGCCGCCATCAAG GTGACAGAAACACGGACAGGGCCACTCGGCTGCAGCAACTATGACAACCTGGACTCGGTGAGCTCCGTCCTGGTGCAGAGCCCCGAGAACAAAGTGCAGCTCCAAG ggctgcagacGGTGCTCCCCTCCTACCTGCGGGAGAGGTTCGTGGCGGCCGCCCTCAGCTACATCGCCTGCGGCTCTGCCGGGGAGCTGGTGTGCCGCCGCAGTGACTGCCGCTGCCAGTGCCAGCCCGCCTTCCCCCGCTGCAACTGCCCCGAGGCCGACATCCAGGCGCTGGAGAGCAGCCTGGCCCAGCTCGGGCGAGCCTGGGAGAGCCACCACAGCCAGTTCGAGGAGTCAG AGGAGTTCCAGGCCCTGGTGAAGAGACTCCCCACAGACCGTTTCCTGAACAGGACGGCCATCTCCCACTTCTGGGCTATGGATCTGGATGTCCAGCATCGCTACCAACAGCTGGGCACCAGCCTGAAGCTGCTCTCCAGGAAAACCTACCGACTCATCCGGCGGCTCTTCAACCTCAGCAAACGCTGCCACCGGCAACCTCGCTTCAAGCTGCCAAAGGAGAG GTCCCTCCCTTTCTGGTGGAGCCGCGCACAGTCGCTCCTGTACTGCAGCGAGACCACCGTGCCTGGGACCTTCCTGGAAGAAAGCCACAGCTGCACCTGTCCCTCCGAGCAGCCCTCCTGCCAGGGCTCCATACCGTGTGCCTTGGGCGAGGGGCCGGCCTGCGCCAGCTGTGCCGAGGACAACAGCACCCGCTGCGGGACCTGCAACCACGGCTACGTGCTCACCCAGGGCTTCTGCCGCCCCGAGGTGGCCGACTCACTGGAGCACTACCTGGGGCTGGAGACGGACCTGCAGGACCTGGAGCTCAAGTACCTCCTGCAGAAACGGGACAGCCGCATCGAGGTGCACTCCATCTTCATCAGCAACGACATGCGCCTGGGCAGCTGGTTCGACCCCTCCTGGAGGAAGCGCATGCTCTTGACCCTGAAGAGCAACAAGTACAAGCCCGGGCTGGTTCACGTCATGCTGGCCCTCTCCCTGCAGATCTGCCTCACCAAGAACAGCACCCTGGAGCCCGTCATGGCCATCTATGTCAATCCCTTTGGGGGAAGCCACTCAGAGAGCTGGTTCATGCCTGTCAATGAGGGCAGCTTCCCAGACTGGGAAAGGACTACCGTAGATGCCTCTGCCCAGTGCCAAAACTGGACAATCACCTTGGGCAACAAGTGGAAGACCTTCTTTGAAACGGTCCACGTCTACTTGAGGAGCCGCATCAAGTCTCTGGATGACAGCTCCAATGAGACAATCTACTATGAACCCTTGGAGATGTCAGATCCCTCCAAGAACCTGGGGTACATGAAAATCAACAGCTTGCAAGTCTTTGGCTACAGCCTGCCCTTTGAGCCGGACGCTATCCGTGAcctgatcctccagctggactACCCCTAcacccagggctcccaggactCAGCcatgctccagctgctggagatCAGGGACCGGGTGAACAGGCTCTCACCCCCTGGCAAAATCCGCCTCGACCTCTTCACTTGCttgctccggcaccggctcaAGCTGGCCAACAACGAGGTGGCGAGGATCCAGTCCTCCTTGAGAGCCTTCAACGCCAAGCTGCCCAACGCGCTGGAGCAGGAGACGGGCAAGCTGTGCAGCTAA